A region of Leifsonia xyli DNA encodes the following proteins:
- a CDS encoding glycosyl transferase family 2, protein MTDESADTLPGVSYVMPVLNEATHVRAAVDSLLAQDYTGPFEVTIALGPSIDGTTELVEELAAVDSRIRVVDNVVGSTPAGLNLAIRESRYPVVVRVDAHSVLPPDYARVAVETILATGADNVGGLMDAQGTTDFERAVARAYGSRVGLGGTKLHVGGEAGPAETVYLGVFRRDRLLQVGLFDEEIKRGQDWELNRRIRTAGGTVWFTPRLKVTYRPRPNVYRLARQMFSTGIWRGELARRFPASNGLRYFAPPVMVIGVVVGTLLGIAGIVQALLGATPWLLWGFAIPAFYALIVIVSAVLWGRRDGFRPFLWFLVVLPCIHFSWGIGFVLGYLSLTRNITAHTGR, encoded by the coding sequence ATGACGGACGAAAGCGCTGACACCCTCCCGGGTGTCTCGTATGTGATGCCCGTCCTCAACGAGGCCACCCACGTCCGAGCCGCCGTGGACAGCCTCCTCGCCCAGGACTACACCGGGCCGTTCGAGGTCACCATCGCCCTCGGCCCCAGCATCGACGGCACCACCGAGCTGGTCGAGGAGCTCGCCGCCGTCGACTCCCGCATCCGCGTGGTGGACAACGTCGTCGGCTCCACGCCCGCCGGCCTCAACCTCGCCATCCGGGAGTCGCGGTACCCCGTCGTCGTCCGGGTGGATGCGCACAGCGTCCTGCCGCCGGACTACGCCCGCGTCGCCGTCGAGACGATCCTCGCGACCGGGGCCGACAACGTCGGCGGCCTGATGGACGCGCAGGGCACGACCGACTTCGAGCGCGCCGTGGCGCGCGCCTACGGCAGCCGGGTGGGCCTCGGCGGCACCAAGCTGCACGTCGGCGGCGAGGCCGGGCCCGCTGAGACCGTGTACCTCGGCGTCTTCCGCCGCGACCGCCTGCTCCAGGTGGGCCTCTTCGACGAGGAGATCAAGCGCGGGCAGGACTGGGAGCTCAACCGGCGTATCCGCACTGCCGGCGGCACGGTCTGGTTCACCCCGCGCCTGAAGGTGACGTACCGGCCGCGCCCGAACGTGTACCGGCTGGCTCGTCAGATGTTCTCGACGGGCATCTGGCGCGGTGAACTGGCGCGCCGCTTCCCGGCGTCCAACGGCCTCCGCTACTTCGCGCCGCCGGTCATGGTGATCGGCGTCGTCGTCGGAACGCTGCTCGGCATCGCCGGCATCGTGCAGGCCCTGCTCGGCGCCACCCCCTGGCTGCTGTGGGGCTTCGCGATCCCGGCGTTCTACGCGCTGATCGTCATCGTCTCCGCGGTGCTGTGGGGGCGGCGCGACGGTTTTCGCCCGTTCCTGTGGTTTCTCGTAGTCTTGCCCTGCATCCATTTCAGCTGGGGGATCGGCTTCGTCCTCGGATACCTGTCGCTCACCCGCAACATCACGGCCCACACGGGAAGGTAG
- a CDS encoding glycosyl transferase has protein sequence MAELPAVAVVVLTQGTRPTELRRGLESVLAQQGVVTDIVVVGNGWDPATANPSLPAGVRSLALPENVGIPAGRNAGVPLVSGEWLFFLDDDADIPSPTFLADAVAKLRDDPAIGMLQPRLRVPDGGPAPRRWIPRIRKGDPERSSNVFAVLEAVIVMPRAVFERAGGWAAPFFYAHEGIDLAWKVWDQDKRVWYAGDLVAEHPSVSPTRHSYYYRLNARNRVWLARRNLPAVLVPLYVGSWTGIQLLRWFRKPAVLRAWFGGWAEGWRSDPGERRPLRWRTIARMTAAGRPPIV, from the coding sequence GTGGCTGAGCTGCCCGCCGTCGCGGTCGTCGTGCTCACCCAGGGCACGCGGCCGACCGAGCTGCGCCGCGGACTGGAGTCCGTGCTCGCCCAGCAGGGCGTGGTGACGGATATCGTCGTCGTCGGCAACGGCTGGGACCCGGCCACCGCGAACCCGTCGCTTCCGGCGGGCGTGCGCTCATTGGCTCTTCCCGAGAACGTCGGCATCCCGGCCGGGCGGAACGCGGGCGTGCCGTTGGTGTCGGGGGAGTGGCTGTTCTTCCTGGACGACGATGCGGACATCCCGTCGCCCACGTTCCTGGCCGACGCCGTGGCGAAGCTGCGCGACGACCCCGCGATCGGGATGCTGCAGCCGCGGCTGCGAGTGCCCGACGGCGGGCCGGCTCCGCGCCGCTGGATCCCGCGCATCCGCAAGGGCGACCCGGAGCGGTCGAGCAACGTGTTCGCCGTCCTGGAGGCGGTCATCGTCATGCCCCGCGCGGTGTTCGAGCGCGCCGGGGGATGGGCGGCGCCGTTCTTCTACGCCCACGAGGGCATCGACCTGGCGTGGAAGGTGTGGGACCAGGACAAGCGCGTCTGGTACGCCGGCGACCTCGTCGCCGAGCACCCGTCCGTCTCGCCGACGCGGCACTCGTACTACTACCGGCTCAACGCCCGGAACCGGGTCTGGCTGGCCCGGCGAAACCTGCCCGCGGTGCTCGTCCCGCTCTACGTCGGGTCGTGGACGGGCATCCAGCTGCTCCGCTGGTTCCGGAAGCCCGCCGTGCTGCGCGCCTGGTTCGGCGGCTGGGCCGAGGGCTGGCGCTCCGATCCGGGCGAACGCCGCCCGCTGCGCTGGCGGACCATCGCCCGCATGACCGCCGCCGGTCGCCCGCCGATCGTCTGA
- a CDS encoding serine protease → MTDTPNTPEPANSQHDADTDAVVDAAAGSEHATPAAQQPAAPATPAAQPTAEQPTAQQPTAQQPTAPVPPVQHTQPTQPVQPQPYGQPYGQPYGQHPQQPHYGNGAFGQPAGYGQQPYGADGHQQAYATPPGAATATATPPAQKKRGNTGLIIATLAIGALVGGVAGAGAGVGIFAATDAGNATIKTVSGPQNITVNDANNASTVTAVAAKASPSVVTISVTASSSGGTGSGIVLTSDGYVLTNTHVVTLDGQASNVSVTVTDNDGKIYTAKVVGTDPTTDLAVIKLDNASGMTPISWGDSSKLNVGSTTVAIGAPLGLSGTVTDGIVSALNRSISIASSAAPKDDSNSGGGSQNPFNFNFPDQGGSGSQQQQTQSTGTISLPVIQTDASINPGNSGGALLNSKGELIGVNVAIASAGGSSSDGSQSGSIGVGFAIPSNLAKRISDEIIKDGKATHGLLGASVADASSDAKATTVGALIKSVTGGGAAAGAGLKAGDVVVNFGDHPITDATDLTAQVRAEAAGAKVDVTYIRGGQTKTASVTLGSLPAE, encoded by the coding sequence ATGACCGACACCCCGAACACCCCGGAGCCCGCGAACTCCCAGCACGACGCCGACACGGACGCGGTCGTGGATGCTGCCGCCGGTTCCGAGCACGCCACCCCGGCCGCGCAGCAGCCCGCGGCCCCCGCGACCCCGGCCGCGCAGCCGACGGCGGAGCAGCCGACCGCGCAGCAGCCGACGGCACAGCAGCCGACCGCGCCGGTCCCGCCGGTCCAGCACACGCAGCCGACCCAGCCGGTTCAGCCGCAGCCGTACGGCCAGCCCTACGGTCAGCCGTACGGACAGCACCCGCAGCAGCCGCACTACGGGAACGGCGCGTTTGGCCAGCCCGCCGGCTACGGCCAGCAGCCCTACGGCGCCGACGGCCACCAGCAGGCTTACGCCACCCCTCCCGGTGCGGCGACCGCGACCGCGACGCCCCCGGCGCAGAAGAAGCGCGGCAACACCGGCCTCATCATCGCGACCCTCGCCATCGGCGCGCTCGTCGGCGGTGTCGCCGGCGCCGGCGCGGGCGTCGGCATCTTCGCCGCGACCGACGCGGGCAACGCCACGATCAAGACGGTGTCCGGCCCTCAGAACATCACGGTCAACGACGCCAACAACGCGAGCACGGTCACGGCCGTCGCCGCGAAGGCGTCCCCGAGCGTCGTCACCATCTCGGTCACCGCGTCCAGCTCCGGCGGGACCGGCTCCGGCATCGTCCTGACCTCGGACGGCTACGTGCTCACCAACACCCACGTGGTCACCCTCGACGGCCAGGCCAGCAACGTGAGCGTCACCGTCACCGACAACGACGGCAAGATCTACACCGCGAAGGTCGTCGGCACCGACCCGACCACCGACCTCGCCGTGATCAAGCTCGACAACGCCTCCGGCATGACCCCGATCTCGTGGGGCGACTCCAGCAAGCTCAACGTCGGAAGCACCACGGTCGCCATCGGCGCGCCGCTCGGACTCTCCGGCACCGTCACCGACGGCATCGTCTCGGCCCTCAACCGCTCCATCAGCATCGCCTCCTCGGCGGCGCCGAAGGACGACTCCAACAGCGGCGGCGGCAGCCAGAACCCGTTCAACTTCAACTTCCCCGACCAGGGCGGCTCCGGCTCCCAGCAGCAGCAGACGCAGAGCACCGGCACGATCTCCCTCCCGGTGATCCAGACCGACGCGTCGATCAACCCGGGCAACTCCGGCGGTGCGCTGCTCAACAGCAAGGGCGAGCTGATCGGCGTCAACGTCGCGATCGCGAGCGCGGGCGGCTCCAGCTCGGACGGCTCCCAGTCCGGCAGCATCGGGGTCGGCTTCGCCATCCCGTCCAACCTGGCGAAGCGCATCTCCGACGAGATCATCAAGGACGGCAAGGCCACGCACGGCCTCCTCGGCGCCTCGGTGGCCGACGCCAGCAGCGACGCCAAGGCCACCACGGTCGGCGCCCTCATCAAGAGCGTCACCGGTGGCGGGGCAGCGGCGGGCGCAGGCCTCAAGGCGGGCGACGTCGTCGTGAACTTCGGCGACCACCCGATCACCGACGCCACCGACCTCACCGCGCAGGTGCGCGCGGAGGCGGCGGGTGCCAAGGTCGACGTCACGTACATCCGCGGCGGCCAGACCAAGACCGCGTCGGTCACGCTGGGGTCGCTCCCGGCCGAATGA
- a CDS encoding transcriptional regulator has product MKDPVAPAAALLGERIRRARLDLGLSQEAIAGLAAMHVTNFGKIERGAANPSLLTIVRIATALGTDVAALTQDITREHLPPDHRVHSAREYLRERRRRSRGSR; this is encoded by the coding sequence ATGAAAGACCCTGTCGCCCCGGCCGCCGCTCTCCTCGGCGAACGCATCCGTCGCGCCCGCCTCGACCTCGGGCTCAGTCAGGAGGCGATCGCGGGCCTCGCGGCGATGCACGTCACGAACTTCGGCAAGATCGAGCGCGGCGCGGCGAACCCCAGCCTCCTCACCATCGTCCGGATCGCGACCGCTCTCGGCACCGACGTCGCCGCGCTGACGCAGGACATCACGCGCGAGCACCTGCCGCCGGACCATCGCGTGCACTCCGCGCGCGAGTACCTCCGCGAGCGTCGCCGCCGCTCGCGCGGTTCACGGTGA
- a CDS encoding PAS domain-containing sensor histidine kinase — protein sequence MTIDRWLSRIPIDSPSAFMKQVPTIAGFAIAAIIALIPNGVPVTNVPLFWGGMGLVAIASVLAAVVPWRRFHSEWTVVVPVLSLLAVALLRLGTGSSVSPFAVLTLLPFVWIATEEGRVNILIAAVGTFIVLFAPLVIDGGARTPGDVVRAFFSPLIYLIVAIVINEIAHRMRLQVKAAHESAEQQQALLAQAVVAQDELVLNEARLKTANRLIQSIWNAVTEQSVIGTDLDGLIDVWNPGAEKMLGLTEKQVLDGKHHVIDFHLHEELEQRLQEMDARFTTVSSIDDFSALVDTVRAGSADVRDWTYVRPDGKRVAVQVAATPRLDENGHRVGFIFVATDMTQAREFARLKDEFVGLISHELRTPLSSILGYLELMRDDDESPLSEEQLQYLGVAERNAHRLLRLVGDLLFTAQVESGRFPLEIKDVDLGGVVSTSVESSAPVAANAGVTLVSEVPDRPVEVRGDPVRLGQAVDNLVSNALKFTPRGGTVTVALRPDGEQAVIAVTDTGIGIPAVELSQLSQRFFRASTATRNAVPGVGLGLTITKAIVTAHGGRLDIASEEGVGTSISIVLPVETPQPVTEAIPRAEVTK from the coding sequence ATGACCATCGACCGCTGGCTGAGTCGCATCCCCATCGACTCGCCGTCGGCGTTCATGAAGCAGGTGCCGACGATCGCCGGCTTCGCGATCGCGGCGATCATCGCCCTGATCCCGAACGGCGTGCCCGTGACGAACGTGCCGCTGTTCTGGGGCGGGATGGGGCTCGTCGCCATCGCGTCCGTCCTTGCTGCGGTCGTGCCGTGGCGCCGGTTCCACAGCGAGTGGACCGTCGTGGTGCCGGTGCTGTCGCTGCTCGCGGTCGCCCTGCTGAGACTGGGGACGGGCTCGTCCGTCTCCCCGTTCGCGGTGCTCACCCTGCTGCCCTTCGTCTGGATCGCGACCGAGGAGGGGAGGGTCAACATCCTCATCGCGGCGGTCGGCACGTTCATCGTGCTGTTCGCTCCGCTGGTGATCGATGGCGGTGCGCGCACGCCGGGCGATGTCGTCCGCGCCTTCTTCTCCCCGCTGATCTACCTCATCGTCGCGATCGTCATCAACGAGATCGCGCACCGGATGCGGCTCCAGGTGAAGGCCGCGCACGAGTCGGCGGAGCAGCAGCAGGCGCTCCTGGCGCAGGCGGTCGTAGCGCAGGACGAGTTGGTGCTGAACGAGGCGCGCCTCAAGACCGCGAACCGACTCATCCAGAGCATCTGGAACGCCGTCACCGAGCAGTCCGTCATCGGCACCGACCTCGACGGCCTCATCGACGTGTGGAACCCGGGCGCCGAGAAGATGCTCGGCCTGACCGAGAAGCAGGTGCTCGACGGCAAGCACCACGTCATCGACTTCCACCTGCACGAGGAGCTGGAGCAGCGCCTCCAGGAGATGGACGCGCGGTTCACGACCGTGTCGAGCATCGACGACTTCTCCGCGCTGGTGGACACGGTGCGTGCCGGATCGGCGGACGTGCGCGACTGGACGTACGTGCGTCCCGACGGCAAGCGCGTCGCCGTGCAGGTCGCCGCGACGCCGCGCCTGGACGAGAACGGGCACCGCGTCGGCTTCATCTTCGTGGCCACCGACATGACCCAGGCGCGCGAGTTCGCCCGGCTGAAGGACGAGTTCGTCGGGCTGATCTCGCACGAGCTGCGCACACCGCTCAGCTCGATCCTCGGCTATCTGGAGCTCATGCGCGACGACGACGAGTCGCCGCTCTCGGAGGAGCAGCTTCAGTACCTCGGCGTCGCGGAACGCAACGCGCACCGTCTGCTGCGCCTGGTCGGAGACCTGCTCTTCACGGCCCAGGTGGAGTCGGGGCGCTTCCCGCTGGAGATCAAGGACGTCGACCTCGGCGGCGTCGTGTCGACCTCCGTCGAGTCGTCGGCTCCGGTGGCCGCAAACGCGGGCGTCACCCTGGTGAGCGAGGTCCCGGATCGGCCGGTGGAGGTGCGGGGCGACCCGGTGCGACTCGGGCAAGCGGTCGACAACCTCGTCTCCAACGCGCTCAAGTTCACACCACGCGGCGGAACGGTCACCGTGGCGCTGCGGCCGGACGGCGAGCAGGCCGTGATCGCCGTGACCGACACCGGCATCGGCATCCCGGCGGTGGAGCTCAGCCAGCTCTCGCAGCGCTTCTTCCGCGCCTCGACGGCCACCCGCAACGCGGTGCCGGGCGTCGGGCTGGGCCTGACCATCACCAAGGCGATCGTCACCGCCCACGGCGGCCGGCTCGACATCGCCAGCGAGGAGGGCGTCGGCACCTCGATCAGCATCGTGCTGCCGGTGGAGACGCCGCAGCCGGTGACCGAGGCGATCCCGCGGGCCGAGGTGACGAAGTGA
- a CDS encoding aminotransferase has translation MTISGGWTRAARGAGLLGADGTVRPTIFAEMSALAVRTGAINLGQGFPDEDGPSEVLEAAVAAIRDGENQYPPGIGIPDLRLAVAEHQRRFYGLEVDPDREVLITAGATEAIAASLLALVEPGDEVVTFEPYYDEYGAVIALAGGVHRTVPLEPPAFRPDLDRLRAIVTDRTRVILVNTPHNPTGSVLDRETLTAVVELAERHDAIIVTDSVYEHLTFGPEHIPIESLPGARERTIAISSGGKTFNTTGWKVGWLTAPPELVTAVLAVKQFLTFVNGAPFQPAIAAGLRLPDSYFSGIAAALAHKRDLLSDGLRAAGFGVFPSDGTYFVVADAAPLGFPDAVELCRALPELAGVVAVPLGAFARDEYAARTASLVRFAFCKRTEVLEEAARRLAAIRAA, from the coding sequence ATGACGATTTCGGGAGGCTGGACGCGCGCGGCGCGTGGCGCGGGACTGCTCGGCGCGGACGGCACGGTGCGGCCGACGATCTTCGCCGAGATGAGCGCCCTGGCGGTGCGGACCGGCGCGATCAACCTCGGCCAGGGCTTCCCCGACGAGGACGGCCCCTCCGAGGTGCTGGAGGCGGCCGTCGCGGCCATCCGGGACGGCGAGAACCAGTACCCGCCGGGCATCGGCATCCCCGATCTCCGGCTGGCGGTGGCCGAGCACCAGCGGCGGTTCTACGGGCTCGAAGTGGACCCCGACCGCGAAGTGCTGATCACGGCGGGTGCGACCGAGGCGATCGCCGCCTCCCTGCTCGCCCTGGTCGAGCCGGGGGACGAGGTCGTCACGTTCGAGCCGTACTACGACGAGTACGGCGCGGTCATCGCGCTGGCGGGCGGCGTGCACCGCACGGTCCCGCTGGAGCCGCCGGCGTTCCGGCCGGACCTCGACCGCCTCCGCGCGATCGTCACCGACCGGACGCGCGTCATCCTGGTCAACACCCCGCACAACCCCACCGGATCGGTGCTCGACCGCGAGACGCTCACTGCGGTCGTGGAGCTGGCCGAGCGGCACGACGCGATCATCGTCACCGACTCGGTGTACGAGCACCTGACCTTCGGCCCCGAGCACATCCCGATCGAGAGCCTCCCCGGCGCCCGCGAGCGGACGATCGCGATCTCGTCCGGTGGAAAGACGTTCAACACCACCGGATGGAAGGTCGGCTGGCTGACCGCGCCTCCCGAGCTCGTGACCGCGGTGCTGGCGGTCAAGCAGTTCCTCACGTTCGTGAACGGCGCCCCTTTCCAGCCGGCGATCGCGGCCGGTCTGCGGCTGCCGGACTCCTACTTCTCCGGGATCGCGGCCGCGCTCGCGCACAAGCGAGACCTGCTCTCCGACGGGCTGCGCGCCGCCGGATTCGGAGTCTTCCCCTCCGACGGCACCTACTTCGTCGTGGCGGATGCGGCGCCGCTCGGGTTCCCGGACGCGGTGGAGCTGTGCCGCGCGCTGCCGGAGCTGGCCGGCGTGGTCGCCGTCCCGCTCGGCGCGTTCGCGCGCGACGAGTACGCGGCGCGCACCGCATCCCTCGTCCGCTTCGCGTTCTGCAAGCGCACGGAGGTGCTGGAGGAGGCCGCGCGGCGGTTGGCGGCGATCAGAGCGGCGTGA
- a CDS encoding biotin carboxylase, which yields MTDTERIRVLVTGAGGPAGVAVIRSLLARDDVDVFAADMDGWASGLYLVAADRRRIVPPGRSDGFVDALIGMSREDGIDVLFSTVDVELPGLAARRDELEAVGTKLAAPTLDTLVTCLDKFALVQRVAGKARIPETRLLNPEGVAADWTFPVIVKPRSGAGSRGVRLIPDRAALEALGTDESIIIQENLPGEEFSVDVLAGLDGEVIAAVPRSRERVDSGVSIAGRTVRRPELSDTAAAVARAIGLTGVANVQLRYSTEGVPALLEVNPRFPGAMPLTIASGVDMPSLLLDLVLGRPVSSAVDFEELANVRFLEDVFLRPADVLVSENAAHTEGPEE from the coding sequence ATGACCGACACCGAACGAATCCGCGTCCTGGTCACGGGCGCCGGCGGCCCCGCCGGCGTCGCGGTGATCCGCTCCCTGCTGGCGCGGGACGACGTGGATGTGTTCGCCGCCGACATGGACGGCTGGGCCAGCGGCCTCTACCTCGTCGCCGCCGACCGCCGACGGATCGTGCCGCCCGGACGCTCCGACGGGTTCGTGGATGCGCTCATCGGCATGAGCCGCGAGGACGGCATCGACGTGCTGTTCTCCACGGTCGACGTCGAGCTGCCCGGCCTCGCCGCGCGACGCGACGAGCTGGAGGCCGTCGGGACGAAGCTCGCCGCGCCGACCCTCGACACCCTTGTCACCTGCCTCGACAAGTTCGCGCTGGTCCAGCGGGTCGCGGGCAAGGCGCGCATCCCTGAGACCCGGCTGCTGAACCCGGAAGGCGTGGCCGCGGACTGGACGTTCCCGGTCATCGTGAAGCCCCGCTCCGGCGCCGGTTCGCGCGGTGTGCGCCTCATTCCGGATCGCGCCGCCCTCGAGGCGCTCGGCACCGACGAGAGCATCATCATCCAGGAGAACCTGCCGGGTGAGGAGTTCTCGGTGGACGTGCTCGCCGGCCTCGACGGCGAGGTGATCGCCGCCGTGCCGCGCTCGCGCGAGCGGGTCGACTCCGGCGTCTCGATCGCGGGCCGCACCGTCCGCCGGCCTGAGCTCTCGGACACGGCCGCAGCCGTCGCGCGGGCGATCGGGCTCACCGGCGTCGCCAACGTGCAGCTGCGCTACAGCACCGAGGGCGTGCCCGCGCTGCTGGAGGTCAACCCGCGCTTTCCCGGCGCCATGCCGCTGACGATCGCGTCGGGGGTCGACATGCCGTCGCTCCTGCTCGACCTGGTGCTGGGCCGCCCGGTGTCGTCCGCGGTCGACTTCGAGGAGCTCGCCAACGTGCGCTTCCTGGAGGACGTGTTCCTGCGTCCCGCCGACGTGCTGGTCTCCGAGAACGCCGCGCACACGGAGGGACCCGAGGAGTGA
- a CDS encoding transferase, which produces MTAPGPAAHGARPSSIAELRAVAQPPEVRGRRNAEHWTASLYLRNLSPYLTWFLLKTSISANGVTGLMILTGWATAAALLIPGIAGAALALVLGQLQMLVDCCDGEVARWRGTSSPAGIFLDNVGHYSTETLIAIVLGIRAAGYPFEAPQDFLWTNLGTLLALVIVLNKALNDMVRVARANAGLPKLADTQSEYAPTHGLVATLRRAAKFLPFHRLYHSVELTILIFVFSIVGLFIGATLADRILLSALVPLSILALVGHFVTIMASRRVRG; this is translated from the coding sequence ATGACCGCACCCGGACCTGCGGCGCACGGCGCCCGTCCGTCCTCGATCGCCGAGCTGCGGGCGGTCGCGCAGCCCCCCGAGGTGCGCGGTCGCCGCAACGCGGAGCACTGGACGGCGTCGCTGTACCTGCGCAACCTGTCTCCGTACCTGACCTGGTTCCTGCTGAAGACGTCGATCTCGGCCAACGGCGTAACCGGGCTGATGATCCTGACGGGATGGGCGACCGCCGCGGCGCTGCTCATCCCCGGCATCGCCGGCGCGGCGCTCGCGCTCGTGCTCGGCCAGCTGCAGATGCTGGTCGACTGCTGCGACGGCGAGGTGGCCCGCTGGCGCGGCACCTCCTCCCCGGCGGGGATCTTCCTCGACAACGTCGGGCACTACTCGACGGAGACACTGATCGCGATCGTCCTCGGCATCCGCGCGGCGGGATACCCGTTCGAGGCGCCGCAGGACTTCCTCTGGACCAACCTCGGAACGCTCCTCGCGCTCGTGATCGTGCTCAACAAGGCGCTCAACGACATGGTGCGCGTGGCGCGGGCCAACGCCGGTCTGCCGAAGCTCGCCGACACCCAGTCGGAGTACGCGCCGACCCACGGCCTCGTGGCGACGCTGCGCCGGGCCGCGAAGTTCCTGCCGTTCCACCGGCTGTACCACTCGGTCGAGCTGACCATCCTGATCTTCGTCTTCTCGATCGTCGGGCTGTTCATCGGGGCGACGCTCGCCGACCGCATCCTGCTGAGCGCGCTGGTGCCGCTGTCGATCCTGGCGCTGGTCGGCCACTTCGTGACCATCATGGCGTCGCGGCGGGTCCGTGGCTGA
- a CDS encoding histidinol-phosphatase → MSGTEADRLPALLLGDFHVHSTFSDDAQSTLAENIAAASAAGLRTVRLTDHVRASTTYVPEFLAAVAAERVPDGLTVLTGVEAKLLDASGAVDTPADLVVGPGGVDAVVIGDHQFPGTDGPWSPRATREKLDAGLSEDDVLDLLIEASIRAMERTRNAQLAHWFSILPKIGLDEAQLGPERLLAWAEAAAATGTIVEVNEKWACPGPAAIAALLDAGARIVASTDSHVASDVGRYERVPALLEAAAAQVGAERRPTQQEGAR, encoded by the coding sequence GTGAGCGGGACCGAGGCCGACCGCCTTCCCGCCCTGCTGCTGGGCGACTTCCACGTCCACTCGACGTTCTCGGACGACGCGCAGAGCACACTCGCCGAGAACATCGCGGCCGCCTCGGCGGCGGGTCTCCGCACGGTGCGGCTCACCGACCACGTGCGCGCCTCGACGACCTACGTTCCCGAGTTCCTCGCCGCCGTCGCCGCCGAGCGCGTGCCCGACGGGCTGACCGTCCTCACCGGAGTGGAGGCGAAGCTGCTGGACGCGTCCGGCGCCGTCGACACGCCCGCCGACCTGGTCGTCGGCCCGGGGGGAGTGGACGCGGTCGTCATCGGCGACCACCAGTTCCCCGGCACCGACGGGCCGTGGTCGCCGCGAGCGACCCGCGAGAAGCTCGACGCGGGCCTTTCGGAGGACGACGTGCTCGACCTCCTCATCGAGGCGAGCATCCGGGCGATGGAGCGGACCCGGAACGCCCAGCTGGCGCACTGGTTCTCGATCCTCCCCAAGATCGGGCTGGACGAGGCGCAGCTCGGCCCGGAGCGCCTGCTCGCCTGGGCCGAGGCCGCCGCCGCCACCGGCACGATCGTCGAGGTCAACGAGAAGTGGGCGTGCCCGGGGCCTGCGGCTATCGCAGCACTGCTGGACGCCGGTGCGCGTATCGTTGCCTCCACCGACAGCCACGTGGCGTCCGACGTCGGACGCTACGAGCGCGTCCCCGCCCTGTTGGAGGCGGCGGCCGCGCAGGTGGGCGCCGAACGGCGTCCCACGCAGCAGGAGGGAGCACGATGA
- a CDS encoding AraC family transcriptional regulator, translating into MSDADARAKRVVIADDDDDIRGLMTIAATRAGVEIVAAVDNGRAALDAVRAGDVDLAVLDISMPGLNGVEVAEAIRSDELTRSTLILMVSASVQLLTDHGVVADRSDSFIVKPFSPRVLSARIREMLELEEPA; encoded by the coding sequence ATGTCTGACGCCGACGCCCGCGCCAAGCGCGTCGTGATCGCGGACGACGACGACGACATCCGCGGGCTCATGACCATCGCCGCCACGCGCGCCGGCGTCGAGATCGTGGCCGCCGTGGACAACGGCCGCGCGGCGCTCGACGCGGTGCGTGCGGGGGATGTGGACCTCGCCGTCCTCGACATCTCGATGCCCGGCCTCAACGGGGTGGAGGTGGCGGAGGCCATCCGCTCGGACGAGTTGACGCGGTCCACGCTGATCCTCATGGTGTCCGCCTCGGTGCAGCTGCTGACCGACCACGGCGTGGTGGCCGACCGCTCCGACAGCTTCATCGTGAAGCCGTTCAGCCCGCGCGTGCTGTCGGCCCGCATCCGCGAGATGCTCGAGCTGGAGGAGCCCGCATGA
- a CDS encoding hydrolase produces MSDDRPAELTIDDRTIAVAVVQFAPGEDRVHNRDVVSGLIAVAASRGARLVVLPEYSSYFVDPLGASFARNAETLDGDFVGALAAAAREHDLWVVAGLVEKTDVPHKFSNTLVAVDPAGDVVATYRKQHLYDAFGAQESEWVVPGDLDAPQTFAVDGIVVGLQTCYDLRFPEVTRRLADAGAELVAVPAEWVRGPLKEHHWTTLLAARAIENTLYVAAADHPPAIGVGASAVIDPMGVTIAGLGETTGVAVAEVSSARVREVRERNPALRLRRYGVTPL; encoded by the coding sequence GTGAGCGACGACCGTCCGGCCGAGCTGACGATCGACGACCGGACGATCGCCGTAGCGGTGGTGCAGTTCGCGCCGGGGGAGGACCGCGTCCACAACCGGGATGTGGTGTCCGGGCTGATCGCGGTCGCGGCGTCGCGCGGCGCGCGGCTGGTGGTGCTGCCCGAGTACTCCTCCTACTTCGTCGACCCGCTGGGGGCGTCCTTCGCCCGCAACGCCGAGACACTCGACGGCGACTTCGTCGGCGCGCTGGCCGCGGCGGCGCGCGAGCACGACCTGTGGGTCGTGGCGGGCCTGGTCGAGAAGACCGACGTGCCCCACAAGTTCTCCAACACCCTGGTCGCGGTCGATCCCGCTGGGGATGTGGTGGCGACCTACCGCAAGCAGCACCTCTACGACGCGTTCGGCGCGCAGGAGTCGGAGTGGGTCGTCCCGGGCGACCTGGACGCGCCCCAGACCTTCGCGGTCGACGGGATCGTGGTCGGGCTCCAGACCTGCTACGACCTGCGGTTCCCCGAGGTCACGCGGCGCCTGGCGGACGCAGGGGCGGAGCTCGTCGCGGTCCCCGCCGAGTGGGTCCGCGGACCGCTGAAGGAGCACCACTGGACGACCCTCCTCGCCGCCCGCGCCATCGAGAATACGCTCTACGTCGCAGCGGCCGACCATCCGCCCGCGATCGGCGTCGGCGCGAGCGCCGTCATCGACCCGATGGGCGTGACGATCGCGGGCTTGGGCGAGACCACAGGCGTCGCCGTCGCCGAGGTGTCGTCCGCGCGGGTGCGCGAGGTGCGCGAGCGCAACCCCGCCCTGAGGCTCCGCCGGTACGGCGTCACGCCGCTCTGA